The region AATTTAAAGATGAGTACAAATGCTTTAGCTGGGATAACTACGAAGAGCAAAAATTTGATCTAGTCATTAACTCGACCTCTGCTGGTTTAAAGGATGATTTTCTACCAGCACCTAAAGAAATTTTAAAAAGCATTTTTAAGGATGCTAAATTCGCATTTGATGTGATTTATGGCAAACAGACACCATTTTTAGAAATGGCCAAGCAAAGCAGCCTTAGTGTAAAAGATGGCGCCGATATGCTTTTATATCAAGCGGTTTTAGCACTAAATTTATTTTTTAACAATACACTCGATGAGTCAAAGATAGAGCGCTCAATGAGAGAAATTTTCTATCTATAATAGCCACCAGTATTTATTTTTGTAAAAATTTATGGCTTGTATAAAAACATTTTGATTAAAAATTTTTATTAAAAGTAATTGGAGTAAATATAAAAAGCAGGGAAGATCCCTGCTAAATTTTACTATTCATTTGTTTTGATATAAGCGTAGTCAGAAATTTTAGTCCATTCTCTTGCTTTTTTAAGGAAAGCTCTTTGCGACTCAACGATCTCTTTAAATAATGGATCTTTAGCACTCTCTTCATCAAGAAGCTCATTTGTGGCTTTTTTAAGAGCTGCGATTACTTCTGGTGGGAAAGATTTTACTTGGATGTCTGGATACTCGCTTTTCATTTTATCCCAGTACTCGACATTTGAATAAAATACTTTTGTATTTGCATCTCTTGCTACTTCGGCTGCAGCTGCTTCAAAGATTGCTTTTAGGTCATCTGGAAGCTTCTCGTATGATTTTTTATTAAAGAAAAATTGGGTTTCACCGTTTGGCTCTTGCCAGCCTGTGTAGTAGTATTTTGCCACTTTGTGAAAGCCAAGTGCCATATCATAAGCTGGGCTAACCCATTCGACTGAGTCGATCGTTCCCATCTCAAGGGCCATGTAAAGCTCACCAGTTGGGATAGTATTGATGTTAGCGCCAAGTTTAGCGTAAATTTCACCACCAAAGCCTGGAATTCTTATCTTTAAGCCTTTGATATCATCTAGTGATTTTATCTCTTTTTTAAACCAGCCACCCATTTGCATGCCGGTATTTCCAGCTCTAAAAATTTTGATATTGTATGGATCGTAAACTTTTGCCTCAAGCTCCTTACCACCGCCAAATTCATACCAAGCTGTTTGCTCGTCAGTATTCATCATAAATGGAGTTGCTGTAAAAAATAT is a window of Campylobacter concisus DNA encoding:
- a CDS encoding TRAP transporter substrate-binding protein, which translates into the protein MNKFLLASLGLAAVACVAMGDDKVYKLKLASSWESTMPVLGDVPKELKDKVEKMSNGRLELRIDYPSKHKSPFAMLDFAKSGQYDITYTSSYYYKGKDAKTIFFTATPFMMNTDEQTAWYEFGGGKELEAKVYDPYNIKIFRAGNTGMQMGGWFKKEIKSLDDIKGLKIRIPGFGGEIYAKLGANINTIPTGELYMALEMGTIDSVEWVSPAYDMALGFHKVAKYYYTGWQEPNGETQFFFNKKSYEKLPDDLKAIFEAAAAEVARDANTKVFYSNVEYWDKMKSEYPDIQVKSFPPEVIAALKKATNELLDEESAKDPLFKEIVESQRAFLKKAREWTKISDYAYIKTNE